The region GGTCAAACTATAAAGGTGCTAGTTCAGTAGTTTCTGATTCTCTCTCTAATCTAAAGACTGCATACCTACAGCGAGCACTGAATCGGAGATTCTCTTCCACTGTCAAATCGCCATGAACGATGTCATCTTGGGGGACAAAACCGACGATTTTCTTGTAAGAATGAATGGATTCGTTTTTTCCGTTGACCAGAATCATCCCCGACATGGTGCATCCAGTTATCTTTCCGGTGAGAGCAGAGAGGAAGGTGGTTTTTCCGGCGCCGGAAGGACCCATGACTGCAGATATTCTCCCCGGCATAATTTTGCCACTAACAGATCTCATAATATATCTCTGTTTCCCTTTcagagtcaaagtcaactcctggaAAGCAATCTCAATCCGAGGTCTTTTCCTGATATCATCACCTTTCCGTTGTGCCATGGAAAGCAATCCCGAAAACGTCATGTTCTTATTCATCTCCTCCATTTGCTTCTCCTTCTCGATTTGACCATACGCGTATTTATATATTTTGCTTTTCGTGTGAAGATCTTTCTTCGTTTTCCCCTTTTTCTTCGTCGCATCTTCCAAACCGAACCAACTGTTGTCGTCATTGTTGTTGCTGGATCCATCGTCCATCGACTCCAACATTTCGGTGAGTTTCGTTGTTTCCTTTTTACTTCCGATTGAAAAGGGATTGGGGATTTTCGGTTTTGAATCGTGTCTTGCACTTGTTCTTCTTGAAATGGTTTTTGACAGCTGTTGTTGTAACCCTAATAAATCTGAGGATTTGGCCATTTCTTTTGCAGCTTGCCATCTTTCTCTCGCTTGAACTGTTTCTCGAACGTGTTTCGCTGCTGCTTCTCGGGATTTTGCCTGTTTTTTGTAGCGAGTTGACATGAGTTGGTCTGAGCAATTATACACGATAATTAGTATAGCCGTCAACAAAacctacaaaaacaaaaatgaaaatgcaactagtttaattattattattctcaattttttgaaaaaataactACCGAGATCAATTACTTACAATGAGCATGATTCCGAAAGCCTTCATGCTTGGAATATTTGTCTCTTTCTCACACCTTGATCCAGCAAAACAAACTGCACAAATATCATATGTTAGATCATAGGAGTAATTCACAAAATAACAAATATGTAAcgaatataatatataatatgatAATATGATATTATGAATGGAACTCACGCTTGCTTTTAACAGAGCCCATCCTGCAGTAACGCCTGCAACCAAACAAAAACTTACATGTCATCAAGAAAATCTTGTTATCAAAGAACATAAAATTCAGTGAAGGGTGTGAATGTACAATAATACCCTTTGGGGCAAGGGATTTCCTTAATTGTCGTTGGACAATAATGCCCTGGCGCACAAAACATGTCACTACCCATCTGTACAGGACCCCACATATCAGCCGCTCCACAAGTGTAATTTGGCTTTCCTGCAGGTTGTTGGTAGTGGTATCTGAAAATTTTCTCTACCCATTTATGTCTTAGTAATCCATATAAACCATAATCAAATCTTAAAAACTATAAGAAAAGAATTCCAAAATAGCATATAATATATAACTTACGGATCACAAATTCCACTTTTTTTATTCAGCTTTGCAACAGGACAATATGCACCCAAAGGGCATGCTTCAGTCACAAATTGACAGACATTTGTCAATAACAAGCAAAAAAAGTACATTTTTTTATGAAGAAAATGGTGAATTAGACTCTTACGTATCATGCAAGTGAGACCTTGAGGACAGAAAAACCCTTCACAACATGGTTGACTGTTATCTGTTCTGAAAGGGATTTTACGTGGATCTGTCTCATTGAATTCATATTTCTGGCCTGGATTTACAGCGCTAGCCCATCCTGCCTCACATCCTCTTGTCCATGATGTCAGATTACAGTTTCTGTTAGGGTCCAAGAAATGAGCTTGTGAAATGCTTTTTGTGGAATCATCGACTTCTTTTATAAAACTTGTGAAGTATACTCTAAGTTCAGCTGCTGTACATAATCTCTTTGCAAGATCTGTTTTTGAAGCTATTATTAGTATGCATAATTGCATATAGTGGATGTATCATGTATGTAAATTGCAAAGGGTTTGTTTGTACTTTGTACCTTTGAACTTCACTTGACAATTTGTGAAGAATTGGTCTTTGCCTTCGAAGTTGAAAGCTCCGTTTATGTCTTTGTCCCTAGAACATAATGGAAATTGTGAACATACGAAGTGGAATGTGAAATTGGAGGAGATTGTGAGTGGTGCATATTACTCGATACTCACACATCTTCAGTGCAATAGTGTAGGGTTCTTTGGATTGAAGTTTTGTATCTCCTAATCGACTTGTTGAATTGTTGAGAAAGGAAATTTGAAAACAATGGGGCAATTCTAGGTCGTTTATTGTTCGCAGGAGGATCATAGGGGTCGTCTTGACAACGAACACAGCGTGGCAGATAACCCGAAACAACGAGAATGAGGATCAAACATCCGATCGAAGAGGTGATTGCCCTCTTCTCTCCATTCATCTTCTCGTGCATACTGCAATCGGAATCATGACTTCTTTTCCCGGGAAACAAAAAACGAGGAATTAGTTTGGGGAGGAATAGGGAATCAATCACCGTGTTTCTGTTTGTTCGAATTATTCAGGTTTTAGGTTGCGAAATGGGGATTGGGGATAAGTCTTGAAGATGATGAACCCACGAAATTTTGACCAGAGGTTGAATGATTTTGAGTTGAATTGACAAAAGAGGAGGACGTTGGTCAATGGAGGTGTGTTTGTTGTTGAGAAGATTGGTGATGGATTGAGAATCGAGAGGGAGGCCATGGTTTTTGGCGGAAGAGATGGTTAGGAGAAAGGTGAGGCGACAAGCCAGGGATCTGGAGGGATTCGCTGATTCAAGTGACCACCATTTTATACGTGTGTGGtaaatcagttttttttttttttttttttcttttggtttaAACTTTAGGAAAAATTTCATACTAGCCTTTgcaaacattaaattaaatattaCGTATATATCATTCcaatatataataacaataacgTAAATATTCTTCTTAGCCTATTAAACTTGCATTTATATCCTATCTTATAATTTATTGAGATATAAATCAATTTAATaccaaaaatatatttaaaaataaaaagtatatATAAATCTACCAAAATACTCTTTGTAAATTATATCCCAAATTAAATATTGTTACTTTTTGCTAAAAATTGTTAATTAGAGGCAAAATTAAGTCTCGAACCAAAATACACTATGTGCTGCCTGAATAAATTTCTTCATTGACCTCATAATATCATACATGCGATTTCATTACCGGCAGTGGATAGTATGCGTTGTATATGAGAATTCCGTAAGTCAAAAATACTTTCTGATATATGACCATTTTAAATATAAAAGACTATTAAAGTTTCCAAGTTGCcggttatgtatgtatgtataacaaaTCTATTGAAGTATGTACATTAATTAACGTGCATCACGATTATTTGTGAGAGCATATGGTATGGGCATCTTGAAGTGGTGTTATAACAAGAAGCAACAAGATGAGGGAGTGATGTTCATTgtgttataacaccatgttaAGAGGAGAGAGATAGGGAGAGATAATTTGGCAGCCAATAGGTGATCACGTTTCTTCTTGTCATGGAGACAACAAAAAGCAGCACAACAAGATGCAACAAGGAGGGGGGACAGTGTTTTTGATGTTATAACAGCGTTATAGGTTGTCAACTCAGCCACAACAAGAAGCAACATGACCCACGATGTATGCTATGAGGTTTCAATTGTTTAACAAGGCTTAACTTGCATATTGTAACTAATGATTATTTGGATTTTGACGTGTTCGACGTCCTAAAGGTTTTTGTAAATCATATGTTTGAggtttttctttatttaattagGTTTAATGTTAATTGGATTCATTTAGTTCTATTATCTAATAATTTGGAAAGGATATTTTAGTACATTcatgttttattttgatttttaaatatatttgaaGGTATTAAATTGATTTATACCTCATtaaattactagatttaattaagTTAATAATGATATATATGTAATTATAAACTTTAAGATGATAAATGTGGGTATTAAATTGATTTATACATCATTAAGATAATAATGATAAATGTGAGTTTAATAAGTTAATAATGATATATATGTAATTATAAACTTTACAAGGATATAGACGTAATATTCAATTTTTGCAAGGACCGTATATGAAATAAAAGTTTAATTTCACGGAACGTATATGAAAAAAAGTTCAATATGAGTAATTTAACCATTTTTTCgtgttattttaattttttttttttttttgaaaatgaccACTTGATCCAAAATGGGGTATTTCGGACCCAATTTTATATTCAGTAATCGGGTAATAGATCCGAACCGGTAATATGGTTCTCCTATAAGTACCATTTAACCTCGTTTCGAACTAGATTTCGTCATTTGTTTCGGATTACCCGACATCCCATTTCGAACACTTTTAAAACTAAAAATGTCTTCTGATAGCAGCAATGAGATGTAGTTTTTGTATGTACGTTTCTATTTTGTTTATAATTATATGTCTTTATTTTAGATTATACGTTAAAGCATATTTAGTTTATGCAATTATATAAGTATTATAGAGTTTCTATCGTGTTAAGACAATTATAGGATTACATGTACTTATACATGTATACTATATCAAAAATTGCTATAAAAAATCATCATTTTCACTAGTCTTGAACATGTTCGGAATCCGAAAAGCATGTCTGGAATACTTAGAACTCTCCGGAATACAAGGAACCGATTCCGGAATTTTGGTCCGTAATTTATGGTTCGGACTTGCGTTCCAGAATTTATGGTTCGGACTTGCGTTCCGGAACATACATACAAAAATGCCTAATTAATTATTCTTTTGATTGTAGTAC is a window of Lactuca sativa cultivar Salinas chromosome 1, Lsat_Salinas_v11, whole genome shotgun sequence DNA encoding:
- the LOC111915217 gene encoding putative white-brown complex homolog protein 30 isoform X2, encoding MHEKMNGEKRAITSSIGCLILILVVSGYLPRCVRCQDDPYDPPANNKRPRIAPLFSNFLSQQFNKSIRRYKTSIQRTLHYCTEDVDKDINGAFNFEGKDQFFTNCQVKFKDLAKRLCTAAELRVYFTSFIKEVDDSTKSISQAHFLDPNRNCNLTSWTRGCEAGWASAVNPGQKYEFNETDPRKIPFRTDNSQPCCEGFFCPQGLTCMIPCPLGAYCPVAKLNKKSGICDPYHYQQPAGKPNYTCGAADMWGPVQMGSDMFCAPGHYCPTTIKEIPCPKGRYCRMGSVKSKLCFAGSRCEKETNIPSMKAFGIMLIVLLTAILIIVYNCSDQLMSTRYKKQAKSREAAAKHVRETVQARERWQAAKEMAKSSDLLGLQQQLSKTISRRTSARHDSKPKIPNPFSIGSKKETTKLTEMLESMDDGSSNNNDDNSWFGLEDATKKKGKTKKDLHTKSKIYKYAYGQIEKEKQMEEMNKNMTFSGLLSMAQRKGDDIRKRPRIEIAFQELTLTLKGKQRYIMRSVSGKIMPGRISAVMGPSGAGKTTFLSALTGKITGCTMSGMILVNGKNESIHSYKKIVGFVPQDDIVHGDLTVEENLRFSARCRLSADLPKHDKVLIIERVIESLGLQGIRNSTVGTVEKRGISGGQKKRVNVGLEMVMEPSLLILDEPTSGLDSSSSSLLLRALRREALEGVNISMVVHQPSYSLYKMFDDLILLAKGGITVYHGPVKKVEEYFAGLGITIPERVNTPDYLIDILEGMIKPNGGVTAQQLPVRWMLHNGYRVPPDMLHLCDQSSSSSLPPSNPEAKTSEIQRDVPTYNFFRTPDLSGRVTPGVLTQYKYYLERVFRQRLREGRVQAADYLILLLAGTCLGTMAKVTDDTFGATGYQYTVIAHCYA
- the LOC111915217 gene encoding putative white-brown complex homolog protein 30 isoform X1, with the translated sequence MHEKMNGEKRAITSSIGCLILILVVSGYLPRCVRCQDDPYDPPANNKRPRIAPLFSNFLSQQFNKSIRRYKTSIQRTLHYCTEDVDKDINGAFNFEGKDQFFTNCQVKFKDLAKRLCTAAELRVYFTSFIKEVDDSTKSISQAHFLDPNRNCNLTSWTRGCEAGWASAVNPGQKYEFNETDPRKIPFRTDNSQPCCEGFFCPQGLTCMIPCPLGAYCPVAKLNKKSGICDPYHYQQPAGKPNYTCGAADMWGPVQMGSDMFCAPGHYCPTTIKEIPCPKGRYCRMGSVKSKLCFAGSRCEKETNIPSMKAFGIMLIVLLTAILIIVYNCSDQLMSTRYKKQAKSREAAAKHVRETVQARERWQAAKEMAKSSDLLGLQQQLSKTISRRTSARHDSKPKIPNPFSIGSKKETTKLTEMLESMDDGSSNNNDDNSWFGLEDATKKKGKTKKDLHTKSKIYKYAYGQIEKEKQMEEMNKNMTFSGLLSMAQRKGDDIRKRPRIEIAFQELTLTLKGKQRYIMRSVSGKIMPGRISAVMGPSGAGKTTFLSALTGKITGCTMSGMILVNGKNESIHSYKKIVGFVPQDDIVHGDLTVEENLRFSARCRLSADLPKHDKVLIIERVIESLGLQGIRNSTVGTVEKRGISGGQKKRVNVGLEMVMEPSLLILDEPTSGLDSSSSSLLLRALRREALEGVNISMVVHQPSYSLYKMFDDLILLAKGGITVYHGPVKKVEEYFAGLGITIPERVNTPDYLIDILEGMIKPNGGVTAQQLPVRWMLHNGYRVPPDMLHLCDQSSSSSLPPSNPEAKTSEIQRDVPTYNFFRTPDLSGRVTPGVLTQYKYYLERVFRQRLREGRVQAADYLILLLAGTCLGTMAKVTDDTFGATGYQYTVIAVSLLCMIGALRTFSLDKLQYKRESSSGMNSLSYFLSKDTMDHINTVMKPLVYLCLFYFFNYPRSSFGSNYIVLVCLVYCVTGIAYTLAISLQFSQAQLWSVLLPVVLTLIANQSKNSAVSVITPFVFPKWALEAFIIANAKEYNGVWLMTRCAALKHYDYDIHNSNKCLCLLIATGLGTRIIAFTCLLTRQR